The following are encoded in a window of Parambassis ranga chromosome 15, fParRan2.1, whole genome shotgun sequence genomic DNA:
- the mrpl2 gene encoding large ribosomal subunit protein uL2m, with product MAVACLTRALRSLTVSQPALLSCQAVAQTKLGTLSVVGQCRGFLTTACLEQNRSNWKQREKYTIRPIGMKKTGGRDHTGKISVHGIGGGHKQRYRWIDFQRLRYEPDQENHPFEEKVVEVRYDPCRTADIALVAGGNRKRWIIATENMQAGDIIKTSGVIGRMAVAANEGDAYPLGALPVGTLVNNLEILPGKGSEYIRAAGTSGILLRKVNGTAIVQLPSKQQVQVLETCVVTVGRVSNIDHNKQIIGKAGRNRWLGIRPSSGLWQRKGGWAGRKIKPLPPMKSYVNLPSISTK from the exons ATGGCGGTGGCATGTCTAACCCGAGCTCTGCGCTCCTTGACTGTTTCCCAGCCGGCTCTGCTCTCCTGTCAG GCCGTTGCACAGACTAAGCTGGGAACCCTGAGTGTAGTCGGACAGTGCAGAGGTTTCCTCACTACAGCCTGTCTGGAACAGAATAGAAGTAACTGGAAGCAGAGGGAGAAGTACACCATCAGGCCGATAGGAATGAAAAAGACTGGAGGCCGAGATCACACAG GAAAGATAAGCGTACACGGCATCGGTGGTGGTCATAAACAAAGATACAGATGGATAGACTTCCAGCGACTGCGTTATGAACCAGACCAAGAGAACCATCCCTTTGAAGAGAAGGTTGTTGAAGTGAGATACGACCCGTGCAG gactgcTGATATTGCCCTGGTAGCTGGAGGTAACAGGAAAAGATGGATCATTGCAACAGAGAACATGCAGGCAGGAGACATCATCAAAACATCTGGAGTCATTGGGCGTATGGCAG TGGCAGCAAATGAGGGCGATGCTTACCCATTGGGAGCCCTTCCTGTGGGGACACTGGTGAACAACCTGGAAATACTACCTGGGAAGGGGTCAGAGTACATTCGTGCTGCAG GTACAAGTGGCATTTTGCTCCGTAAGGTCAATGGAACAGCTATTGTTCAGCTTCCCTCGAAGCAGCAGGTTCAG GTGCTGGAGACCTGCGTGGTCACAGTTGGGCGTGTGTCTAACATTGACCACAACAAACAGATCATTGGCAAAGCCGGACGCAATCGCTGGCTTGGCATTCGCCCCTCGAGCGGCTTGTGGCAGAGGAAGGGAGGCTGGGCAGGACGCAAGATTAAACCGCTGCCTCCGATGAAGAGTTACGTCAACCTGCCCTCAATCTCCACTAAGTAA
- the klc1b gene encoding kinesin light chain 1b isoform X3: MSTMVYPREEKLEKLSQEEIISNTKLVIQGLEALKNEHNSILHSLLETIKCLKKDEEANLVHEKSNLLRKSVEMIELGLGEAQVMMALSNHLNAVESEKQKLRAQVRRLCQENQWLRDELANTQQKLQKSEQSVAQLEEEKKHLEFMNQLKKYDEDVSPTQEEKDRETPKDSLDDLFPNDEEEHGQGMQHQHNSAAVAAAQQGGYEIPARLRTLHNLVIQYASQGRYEVAVPLCKQALEDLEKTSGHDHPDVATMLNILALVYRDQNKYKEAAHLLNDALSIREKTLGKDHPAVAATLNNLAVLYGKRGKYKEAEPLCKRALEIREKVLGKDHPDVAKQLNNLALLCQNQGKYEEVEYYYCRALEIYECRLGPDDPNVAKTKNNLASCFLKQGKYKEAEILYKEILTRAHEKEFGSVDAENKPIWMHAEEREEMSKGKHRDNTPYGEYGGWYKACKVNSPTVNTTLRNLGALYRRQGKLEAAETLEECALRSRKQSNTGIDPIHQTRVVEILKDTEGDRRRSRDSLTSVKYESGSETGEEA, from the exons ATGTCCACCATGGTGTATCCACGAGAAGAGAAGCTGGAAAAGCTTTCTCAAGAGGAGATCATCTCCAACACAAAGCTGGTGATCCAGGGTCTGGAGGCCCTGAAGAACGAACACAACTCTATCCTCCACAGCCTCCTAGAGACCATCAAGTGCCTGAAGAAGGATGAAGAGGCCAACTTGGTTCACGAAAAGTCCAATCTGCTACGCAAGTCAGTGGAGATGATCGAACTGGGCCTGGGAGAGGCACAG GTGATGATGGCCCTGTCCAACCACCTGAACGCAGTGGAGTCTGAGAAGCAGAAGCTGCGTGCCCAGGTGAGGAGGCTTTGCCAGGAAAACCAGTGGTTGCGGGACGAGCTGGCCAACACCCAGCAGAAACTGCAGAAGAGTGAGCAGAGCGTGgcccagctggaggaggagaaaaagcacCTGGAGTTTATGAACCAGCTCAAAAAATATGATGAAGATGTCTCACCCACT caggaggagaaggaccgAGAAACACCTAAGGACTCTCTGGATGACCTCTTCCCCAACGATGAGGAGGAGCATGGGCAAGGAA TGCAGCACCAACACAACAGTGcagctgtggctgctgcacAGCAGGGAGGCTATGAGATCCCCGCCCGCCTGAGAACCCTGCACAACTTGGTGATCCAGTACGCCTCTCAGGGCAGGTACGAGGTTGCTGTGCCGCTCTGCAAGCAAGCTTTGGAGGACCTGGAGAAGACCTCTGGACATGACCACCCCGACGTGGCAACCATGCTCAACATCCTGGCTTTGGTCTATAG GGATCAGAACAAATACAAAGAGGCAGCCCATCTCCTTAACGATGCTCTATCCATCCGTGAGAAAACCCTGGGCAAAGATCATCCTGCT GTCGCTGCAACGCTGAACAACTTGGCTGTGCTGTATGGAAAGAGGGGGAAGTACAAGGAGGCTGAGCCGCTGTGCAAGAGGGCTCTGGAGATCAGAGAAAAG GTGCTGGGGAAGGACCACCCAGATGTGGCCAAACAGCTGAACAACCTGGCCCTGCTGTGTCAGAACCAGGGCAAGTACGAAGAGGTGGAGTACTACTACTGCCGTGCCCTGGAGATCTACGAATGCAGGCTGGGTCCAGATGATCCCAACGTGGCCAAAACTAAGAACAACCTG gcATCGTGCTTTCTCAAGCAGGGGAAATACAAAGAGGCTGAGATTCTGTACAAAGAGATACTGACCCGTGCTCATGAGAAAGAGTTTGGATCTGTTGATG CTGAGAACAAGCCCATCTGGATGCatgcagaagagagagaggagatgagcaAG GGCAAGCACAGAGACAACACTCCTTATGGGGAGTATGGAGGCTGGTACAAGGCCTGCAAAGTCAACAG CCCTACAGTGAACACCACCTTGAGGAACTTGGGGGCGCTGTACCGCCGTCAGGGCAAGCTAGAGGCTGCTGAGACCCTGGAAGAGTGCGCCTTGAGGTCTCGCAAGCAG AGCAACACA GGCATAGACCCCATCCACCAGACACGTGTGGTGGAGATCTTGAAAGATACAGAAGGCGACAGGCGGAGGAGCAGGGACAGCCTGACCAGCGTTAAGTATGAGAGCGGCTCTGAAACCGGCGAGGAA
- the klc1b gene encoding kinesin light chain 1b isoform X4, which yields MSTMVYPREEKLEKLSQEEIISNTKLVIQGLEALKNEHNSILHSLLETIKCLKKDEEANLVHEKSNLLRKSVEMIELGLGEAQVMMALSNHLNAVESEKQKLRAQVRRLCQENQWLRDELANTQQKLQKSEQSVAQLEEEKKHLEFMNQLKKYDEDVSPTQEEKDRETPKDSLDDLFPNDEEEHGQGMQHQHNSAAVAAAQQGGYEIPARLRTLHNLVIQYASQGRYEVAVPLCKQALEDLEKTSGHDHPDVATMLNILALVYRDQNKYKEAAHLLNDALSIREKTLGKDHPAVAATLNNLAVLYGKRGKYKEAEPLCKRALEIREKVLGKDHPDVAKQLNNLALLCQNQGKYEEVEYYYCRALEIYECRLGPDDPNVAKTKNNLASCFLKQGKYKEAEILYKEILTRAHEKEFGSVDAENKPIWMHAEEREEMSKGKHRDNTPYGEYGGWYKACKVNSPTVNTTLRNLGALYRRQGKLEAAETLEECALRSRKQGIDPIHQTRVVEILKDTEGDRRRSRDSLTSVKYESGSETGEEA from the exons ATGTCCACCATGGTGTATCCACGAGAAGAGAAGCTGGAAAAGCTTTCTCAAGAGGAGATCATCTCCAACACAAAGCTGGTGATCCAGGGTCTGGAGGCCCTGAAGAACGAACACAACTCTATCCTCCACAGCCTCCTAGAGACCATCAAGTGCCTGAAGAAGGATGAAGAGGCCAACTTGGTTCACGAAAAGTCCAATCTGCTACGCAAGTCAGTGGAGATGATCGAACTGGGCCTGGGAGAGGCACAG GTGATGATGGCCCTGTCCAACCACCTGAACGCAGTGGAGTCTGAGAAGCAGAAGCTGCGTGCCCAGGTGAGGAGGCTTTGCCAGGAAAACCAGTGGTTGCGGGACGAGCTGGCCAACACCCAGCAGAAACTGCAGAAGAGTGAGCAGAGCGTGgcccagctggaggaggagaaaaagcacCTGGAGTTTATGAACCAGCTCAAAAAATATGATGAAGATGTCTCACCCACT caggaggagaaggaccgAGAAACACCTAAGGACTCTCTGGATGACCTCTTCCCCAACGATGAGGAGGAGCATGGGCAAGGAA TGCAGCACCAACACAACAGTGcagctgtggctgctgcacAGCAGGGAGGCTATGAGATCCCCGCCCGCCTGAGAACCCTGCACAACTTGGTGATCCAGTACGCCTCTCAGGGCAGGTACGAGGTTGCTGTGCCGCTCTGCAAGCAAGCTTTGGAGGACCTGGAGAAGACCTCTGGACATGACCACCCCGACGTGGCAACCATGCTCAACATCCTGGCTTTGGTCTATAG GGATCAGAACAAATACAAAGAGGCAGCCCATCTCCTTAACGATGCTCTATCCATCCGTGAGAAAACCCTGGGCAAAGATCATCCTGCT GTCGCTGCAACGCTGAACAACTTGGCTGTGCTGTATGGAAAGAGGGGGAAGTACAAGGAGGCTGAGCCGCTGTGCAAGAGGGCTCTGGAGATCAGAGAAAAG GTGCTGGGGAAGGACCACCCAGATGTGGCCAAACAGCTGAACAACCTGGCCCTGCTGTGTCAGAACCAGGGCAAGTACGAAGAGGTGGAGTACTACTACTGCCGTGCCCTGGAGATCTACGAATGCAGGCTGGGTCCAGATGATCCCAACGTGGCCAAAACTAAGAACAACCTG gcATCGTGCTTTCTCAAGCAGGGGAAATACAAAGAGGCTGAGATTCTGTACAAAGAGATACTGACCCGTGCTCATGAGAAAGAGTTTGGATCTGTTGATG CTGAGAACAAGCCCATCTGGATGCatgcagaagagagagaggagatgagcaAG GGCAAGCACAGAGACAACACTCCTTATGGGGAGTATGGAGGCTGGTACAAGGCCTGCAAAGTCAACAG CCCTACAGTGAACACCACCTTGAGGAACTTGGGGGCGCTGTACCGCCGTCAGGGCAAGCTAGAGGCTGCTGAGACCCTGGAAGAGTGCGCCTTGAGGTCTCGCAAGCAG GGCATAGACCCCATCCACCAGACACGTGTGGTGGAGATCTTGAAAGATACAGAAGGCGACAGGCGGAGGAGCAGGGACAGCCTGACCAGCGTTAAGTATGAGAGCGGCTCTGAAACCGGCGAGGAA